Part of the Deinococcus fonticola genome is shown below.
AAAGTTCCCGCGCCCGTGGCCAGTTCTTGCGTGCCGTTCTGAAGTTTCCCAGCCCCTTCGCGGAGTTGCCCGGTGGCGCTGCGAATCTGCCTGAAGCCGCTCTGCACGTCGGCCAGGGACTTCTGCACGACTTCCCAGCGGTTCTCGCTGAGGGTCTGGTTGAGGGTGTCGGCCAGGGTGGTGCCGAAGGTGGTGGCCACGCGCGAGGCGAAGTAGTTGGCGCCTTCTGAGATGTAGAGGTTCAGTTCGCCGTGCTGGGCGCTGTTGCCGGCGATGGACTGCCGGCTGAAGTCGCTCGGCAGGGTCAGCGAGAAGTAAGCGTCCCCGTGCCGGACGGCAGCTTCGGCAGCTTCCTGCGTGGGGTACGGGATGAATTTGAATTTGGGGTCTTCGTTGAATTTTTGCAGCACGTCGCTGCCCAGGTGGTACTCCTGGCCCCTGTAGGTGGTGCCGGCGTCCAGGTTCACCAGCGCCACCGGGAGTTTCTTCAGGTTGCCGTAGGGGTCGAGGCTGCTGGCCAGGTAAACGGTCGAGTACAGCAGGGGTGTGGCGGCGATGGCGGCGGCAGAGAGCCACATCATGGGGTGGCGCCACAGGCTGCGTTCGGCGGGCGTCAGGAGCTGGTAGTCGCGTTTCAGGGACATGTGGGTTCCTCCGGCGTGAGGGGCCACGCCCTCACTTCAATAGAGGCAGTATCCCTTCTTATTGACAGATAGTCAAGTGACAATCTGTCAGAATCAGGTTATGCTGTTCTCATGACCGCCGCGCCCGCGCCCCACACGACCGGCAAGCGCCGCCTGAGTGCCGACAACCGCCGCGAACAGATCCTGCGCTCGGCCGCTGACCTGTTCATCGAACGCGGCTTCGAGGGCGTCAGCATGGCCGATATCGCCGCCAGCCTCGGCACCTCGCGCCCCACCATCTACACCTATTTTCCCAGCACCGAGAGCGTGCTGGACGCCCTGCTGGACGAACGCCTGGAGCACCTGCCGGCCCGCTTGCGCCCCCTGCTGTGCGAAGTGCAGGCGACCTCTTTCGCGGACGTGTTCCGCGCGCTGCTGAACGAGCGCGAACTGCTGATGCTGCTGAACAGCGGCGGCGGCCCGCACTTCCGCGCGCGGCGGCAGGCTTTCCTGAACGCCATCGAGGAACGCCTGAACCTTCAGCAGATCAGCAAACTGCGCACCGAGACCCGCGGCCACCTGCCGCAACCCATGCTGATCGCGGTGGTGCTCAACCTGCTGAGCAGCGTCGCCTACGAGCAGACCGTAAAGGAACAGTGGAACCCCGACGAGCTGGCCGCGCTGCTGGAAAAATTCATCGTGGGGGGCGTCGACGGCGTGCTGGGTTAAGCCACTGGATTAATCCTCTTCCCGGCCCAGCATTCGCGTGAGGATGACATGGTGATCCTCGAAGAACTTGCGCGGTCGCAACAGCGCGTGGGCAATGGCCACCCGTTCGCCCGGGTATTCCGGCGGCGCCGCTGCGCGCAGGACATACGCCGCGCTCGGAACCACCAGGCTCCGGGACGGATGGTCAAACACTGTCGCCCCCTCTGGCACGCCCTCCCCTGCCGCGCCCTCTCCTACGACGAGGGGCCGCCCCGGCAACTCCCATAAGCCCTGCCCGATGTCCTGTGTGCGCTGGTGCAGGGTCAGGTCGGGGCCGCGCACGTCCAGCCAGCGAAGTTCACGGTGCGGGCCGGGGCCGGCGGCTGCCCTGGCCGCCTGGACAGCCTGCCACTCGCGCACCAGCCGGGGAAACCCGCGCCCCTGCGGGAACTGCCGCAGGAAGTCCAGCAC
Proteins encoded:
- a CDS encoding TetR/AcrR family transcriptional regulator — encoded protein: MTAAPAPHTTGKRRLSADNRREQILRSAADLFIERGFEGVSMADIAASLGTSRPTIYTYFPSTESVLDALLDERLEHLPARLRPLLCEVQATSFADVFRALLNERELLMLLNSGGGPHFRARRQAFLNAIEERLNLQQISKLRTETRGHLPQPMLIAVVLNLLSSVAYEQTVKEQWNPDELAALLEKFIVGGVDGVLG